One genomic region from Oncorhynchus gorbuscha isolate QuinsamMale2020 ecotype Even-year linkage group LG13, OgorEven_v1.0, whole genome shotgun sequence encodes:
- the LOC123994025 gene encoding SLIT and NTRK-like protein 2: MLNSVLLLSVLTVTSFASKTDSRKTSKEICKNRCSCEEKENILSINCENKGFTTVSLFQPPPNKICQLFLNGNFFSRLNPNEFINYGNVTSLHLGNNGLQEIQTGAFTGLRFLKRLHLNNNNLEIIKEVTFAGLESLEYLQADYNYISAIEAGAFGKLNKLKVLILNDNLMLSLPNNVFRFVMLTHLDLRGNRLKMLPFAGVLEHIGGIMEIQLEENPWNCTCDLIPLKAWLDTISVFVGDIVCETPFRLHGKDITQLIRQDLCPRRNAGDSNHRAMQPPSDSQYDRPSPTLLHPGVTPTKAPRASRPPKMRNRPTQRVTSGKDKQVLGPIMVYQTRSPVPMTCPSICVCTSQNADTGLNINCQERKLHNITELTPKPSYPKKLHLTGNYLHTIYRTDLTEYSTLELLHLGNNRIAVIQDGAFDNLANLRRLYLNGNYIESLSQSLFVGLQSLQYLYLEYNVIKDILPQTFNSLQNLQLLFLNNNLLRSLPDNIFWGTMLTRLNLRNNHFSHLPVRGVLDQLSAFIQIDLQENPWDCTCDIVALKNWMELSSTSVVVNEITCDSPSKHAGRLLRSLRNDAICPEPNEVTVGLTKAPTVSPSTDSTPPLAITSTEEQIPEMHAEVPLSVLILGLLVVFILSVCFGAGLFVFVLKRRKGIDSVPASANHLDINSFHVQYGSYSSEPTADKTETHVYNYIPPPASQMCQNPIYMQKDSEQVAYYRNLKELTFSTMDPKKLELPPSPYTISTVELNEKQSCGNRQPELLYQNIAERVKELPTAGDQNYSFCTLPKRQFIPPFETTRRHKQDRLNKTVLYGTPRKYYAEQSKNEHPLLPGKLKTEPDYLEVLEKHTAMSQL, encoded by the coding sequence ATGCTGAACAGCGTTTTGTTGCTCAGCGTTTTAACTGTGACCAGTTTCGCATCGAAGACAGACAGCCGCAAAACATCGAAAGAAATTTGTAAGAACCGCTGCTCCTGTGAGGAAAAGGAGAATATATTGAGCATTAACTGCGAAAACAAAGGGTTTACAACGGTGAGTCTATTTCAGCCTCCACCGAACAAAATCTGCCAACTCTTTCTCAATGGAAACTTTTTTTCGCGACTTAATCCGAACGAGTTTATCAATTATGGTAATGTCACATCCCTTCACCTGGGAAACAACGGGTTACAGGAGATACAGACTGGAGCTTTTACTGGACTGAGGTTTTTAAAACGACTTCATCTCAACAACAATAACTTGGAGATAATCAAGGAAGTCACCTTTGCTGGTTTAGAGAGTTTGGAATATTTACAGGCAGATTATAATTACATCAGCGCCATTGAAGCAGGTGCATTCGGCAAATTAAATAAACTAAAAGTGCTGATTCTCAACGACAACCTCATGCTGTCTCTTCCCAACAATGTATTTCGTTTCGTTATGTTAACGCATTTGGATCTAAGGGGAAACCGGCTTAAAATGCTGCCTTTTGCTGGTGTGCTGGAGCACATAGGCGGCATTATGGAGATCCAACTGGAGGAGAACCCGTGGAATTGCACCTGTGATCTGATACCCTTAAAAGCCTGGCTGGACACCATCTCGGTCTTTGTAGGGGACATCGTGTGCGAGACCCCCTTTAGACTGCATGGAAAGGACATTACGCAATTGATTAGGCAAGATCTATGCCCCCGACGTAATGCTGGTGATTCTAATCACCGCGCAATGCAGCCCCCTTCTGATTCCCAATACGACCGCCCCTCTCCCACCCTACTACACCCCGGTGTCACTCCAACAAAAGCCCCACGGGCCTCCCGTCCCCCTAAAATGAGAAATCGCCCTACACAACGGGTAACGTCTGGTAAGGACAAACAAGTGCTGGGGCCTATAATGGTTTATCAGACTAGGTCCCCTGTTCCCATGACCTGCCCTAGTATATGCGTCTGTACCTCCCAGAACGCAGACACTGGATTAAATATCAACTGCCAGGAGAGGAAATTGCATAATATAACAGAGCTTACCCCTAAACCCTCCTATCCAAAGAAATTGCATTTAACAGGGAATTACTTACATACCATATATAGAACAGACCTAACCGAATACAGCACACTCGAGCTCCTCCATTTAGGAAATAATAGGATAGCTGTTATTCAGGACGGGGCCTTTGACAACCTGGCTAATCTACGGAGACTTTACCTCAATGGCAATTACATTGAAAGTCTATCCCAATCATTATTCGTAGGGCTGCAGAGCCTTCAATATTTATACCTGGAGTACAATGTCATCAAGGACATTTTACCACAGACGTTTAACTCATTACAGAATCTGCAGCTGCTGTTCCTAAACAACAATCTACTAAGATCCCTTCCCGACAATATATTTTGGGGGACTATGCTAACAAGACTGAACCTGAGGAACAATCACTTCTCCCACCTGCCGGTGCGCGGTGTGCTCGACCAGCTCTCCGCATTCATTCAGATCGATCTGCAGGAGAACCCATGGGATTGCACATGCGACATCGTCGCCCTTAAAAACTGGATGGAGCTGTCCAGCACCAGTGTCGTGGTAAATGAAATCACCTGTGATTCGCCCTCCAAACACGCAGGGCGGCTGCTCAGATCTCTGCGTAATGACGCAATTTGTCCCGAGCCTAACGAGGTCACAGTAGGACTAACCAAGGCCCCCACGGTCAGTCCCAGCACCGACTCCACTCCCCCGCTTGCCATCACGTCAACAGAAGAGCAGATACCCGAGATGCACGCGGAGGTGCCCCTGTCTGTTCTCATACTGGGACTGCTCGTGGtgttcattctgtctgtctgcttcggGGCTGGTCTTTTCGTATTCGTCCTCAAACGACGCAAAGGAATTGATAGCGTCCCCGCCAGTGCCAATCATTTAGATATAAACTCTTTCCACGTACAGTATGGTTCATATAGCTCAGAGCCCACTGCAGATAAAACAGAGACACATGTGTATAACTACATCCCTCCCCCCGCTAGCCAGATGTGTCAGAACCCCATCTACATGCAGAAAGATAGCGAGCAGGTGGCGTACTATAGGAATCTAAAAGAGCTaactttcagcaccatggacccgAAAAAGTTGGAGTTGCCCCCAAGCCCATATACCATAAGCACAGTGGAACTCAATGAGAAACAATCTTGTGGCAATCGACAGCCGGAGCTGCTTTATCAAAACATTGCAGAGAGAGTTAAGGAGCTTCCGACGGCTGGCGATCAGAATTACAGTTTCTGCACTTTACCGAAAAGACAATTCATTCCTCCATTTGAAACTACTAGACGACACAAACAGGACAGGTTGAATAAAACTGTTCTCTATGGGACTCCACGAAAGTATTATGCTGAACAATCAAAAAATGAACACCCTTTACTGCCTGGGAAGCTAAAAACAGAACCAGACTACCTCGAAGTTCTGGAAAAACATACTGCAATGAGTCAGTTGTAA